The candidate division TA06 bacterium DNA window GTACCGGCAAACTCTTCCGACCGGTCTTGCATCACCGGCGCCTCATAATACTTTGAGGGAATACATGAAACGGCAGTTTACTTTACTGGGTTTGACGATCTTATGGGCCTCGCTGGCCGGAGCCGCCCGCTACCCGCTTTTTGGAGGACCGGGCCTGATCCACCTGCAGTCGGCCAAAACCGGGATCGGTTATGGAGGCCGCAGTTTGGCGGCCCTGAGTTTCTATTCCGAACAGAACTACTACGGCCTTTCCGGGAATCAGGATGCTTTTCTTGACGCCTGGAGTTACAACACGTTATATTATGTCCCGGTAAAAAACCTGGCCGTGATGGCCGCCGGTATTGCCCATGCCGAACAATGGACCGTGGCCGCACCAGACACCAGCCGGCCCACCGATCAAAGCCTGGCCTGCCCCGGCGATGCGGTGGTGGCGGTAAAATACTGCCTGCCACTGCTGGAGGGGAAAATGGATCTGGGGTTCATGCCCACCCTGTCGGTGCCGATGGACAAGGAACAATACCAGGACGGCCCGTCTCAAACCGGCAAATTAGATTTCGGAGCCAAGCTTTTGACCGATATCAACCTTGGCCGAACCACGGTCTTCATCAATGCCGGGTTTCTGTCGCGGGGAGAGGAACGGCCCCAGCTGCCATTTGGGGCCGGGGCCGAATATTCCTTCAAGGGAAATCTTTCGGCATTTATGGAAATCTCGGGCGAGTACCGGCTGGGCGCTCAAAAGGATTCTTTGACCGACGATCAGATATTAAGGGGGCGGGGAGCCGACCGGACCGAGTTACGGATAACGCCAGGCGTCAGGTATTCCCCCCTGCCGTTCCTGGGACTCAATCTGGCCTGCGACATTGGGCTGAGCAGGGCCACGGCCCCCTGGCAGCTGGTGCTGGGCTTTGACTTTCCCGCCAGGGCGGGCAAGGCTTTATCGGGCCCGATTGGCGGAGCGGTGGCTGGCTGGATCAAAGACCGCGAGACCGGGGTGCCCATGAAAGGGATGATTACCTTCCCGGGATCAAACCTGCCGGGATTGGTCAGCAATGAAGCCGGGGATTACGAGGCCAAGCTGCCGCCCGGCGAATACAAGGTCCACATTTACGCCAACGGCTACCGCTGGCTGGAGCGCAAGATCAATGTCAAAGAAGGCAAGGTGGAGAAATGGGACCTGACCCTGAAGCGGAAGACCGCGGGCTTCAAGGGCAAAGTAATCGATCGGGTCACCGGCCAGCCTTTGCCGGCCGCCGTTTCCTTCAATAGCAGCCGGGCCGGCGACATCGGCAGCGATTCCGTCACCGGGCAATTCGGCACGGTGGTTCCTCCGGGGAAATATAAAATCTCCGTCAGCCTGGAGGGGTACCGGAGTTTTGAAGAGGAATTGACCCTTAAGGACAAGTCCGACACCGAACGCCAGATACTGCTGGAAAGAGAAATAGCGGCCGCAACCCTGCCTCCGGCCCCGGCTTCGGAGAAAAGGACAAAAGAGCCTGACGCTCTGTCTCCGGTCCCGGTTGCCTACCAGCCGTCAGCTGCTTCCGCCCCGGCAGCTCCGGCGGCGGAGAAGCCCAAAACCGCAGCCCCACCGGTTCCCACACCTCGACCCGGCTCGACGCAGGCCCCGGCGGTTCCGGCCGCCGCCAAGCCGGCCAAGATGTCGGCCGAGGAGGTGACCGCCCTATATAAAAAGGGCGTCCAGCACTTCATGAACGAGGAATATGCCGTGGCCGAGAAAATCTTCAAGCAGGTGCTTTCAGCCGATCCCAGGCACGCCAAGGCCAAGGAATATCTGGGCAAGACCAAGGACCGCCTGAAAAAATGATCATTCAGAGCCCCACCTCTATACATCGGTGTAAACTCCGCATGCCCTGAGTGGACCTGTGGTGAGCAACTTGTACTGAGCTTGTCGAAGTAAGCCGAACCAACCGAAGGGACACCAAGCCTCAAAACAAATTTTAAAAATAGGAAATGGGAAATCGTATTTGGTGCCTTTGACTTTGTGGCTGAATAGCAACCATTTAAGGCTTATATGAAAAAAATAGTTCCCGCATTTTACTTGATACTCTCCTTGGCTTTCGCCGCCGCTATCGGAACATCCCAGCAGCAGCCGGACTTTAAAAAAGACAACTTTTACCTGGGCCAAAACCAGCAGCTGGAGATAGAGATCCATGTCTGGGGCGAGGTGAACACTCCCGGGGTCTACCGGGTGCCGGACGGCTCCACGGTGCTGGACGTGATCTCCAAAGCCGGCGGGCCCACCGAATATGCGGCTTTGGGCCGGGTCAAGGTTTCCCATACCCTGGGACAGGTGCCTCGCACCGTAAAGGTCAATCTGAATAAGTACCTGAATAAAGACCGGGCCGATTCCCTGATGGTGATGCGGCCCGGCGATGCGGTGATGGTGCCCCGCAATGCCCGCTTCTTCTGGAAGGACGCTATCTCCTTCATAGCCGACATAGTTGTCATCGCCAACGTCTACTATCTTATCTCC harbors:
- a CDS encoding SLBB domain-containing protein — translated: MKKIVPAFYLILSLAFAAAIGTSQQQPDFKKDNFYLGQNQQLEIEIHVWGEVNTPGVYRVPDGSTVLDVISKAGGPTEYAALGRVKVSHTLGQVPRTVKVNLNKYLNKDRADSLMVMRPGDAVMVPRNARFFWKDAISFIADIVVIANVYYLISRNR
- a CDS encoding PEGA domain-containing protein, with the protein product MKRQFTLLGLTILWASLAGAARYPLFGGPGLIHLQSAKTGIGYGGRSLAALSFYSEQNYYGLSGNQDAFLDAWSYNTLYYVPVKNLAVMAAGIAHAEQWTVAAPDTSRPTDQSLACPGDAVVAVKYCLPLLEGKMDLGFMPTLSVPMDKEQYQDGPSQTGKLDFGAKLLTDINLGRTTVFINAGFLSRGEERPQLPFGAGAEYSFKGNLSAFMEISGEYRLGAQKDSLTDDQILRGRGADRTELRITPGVRYSPLPFLGLNLACDIGLSRATAPWQLVLGFDFPARAGKALSGPIGGAVAGWIKDRETGVPMKGMITFPGSNLPGLVSNEAGDYEAKLPPGEYKVHIYANGYRWLERKINVKEGKVEKWDLTLKRKTAGFKGKVIDRVTGQPLPAAVSFNSSRAGDIGSDSVTGQFGTVVPPGKYKISVSLEGYRSFEEELTLKDKSDTERQILLEREIAAATLPPAPASEKRTKEPDALSPVPVAYQPSAASAPAAPAAEKPKTAAPPVPTPRPGSTQAPAVPAAAKPAKMSAEEVTALYKKGVQHFMNEEYAVAEKIFKQVLSADPRHAKAKEYLGKTKDRLKK